gcaaacatctactgcagctacatgtctgaacgcacagcaaacatctactgcagctacatgtctgaatgcacagcaaacatctactgcagctacatgtctgaatgcacagcaaacatctactgcagctacatgtctgaatgcacagcaaacatctactgcagctacatgtctgaatgcacagcaaacatctactgcagctacatgtctgaatgcacagcaaacatctactgcagctacatgtctgaatgcacagcaaacatctactgcagctacatgtctgaatgcacagcaaacatctactgcagctacatgtctgaatgcacagcaaacatctactgcagctacatgtctgaatgcacagcaaacatctactgcagctacatgtctgaatgcacagcaaacatctactgcagctacatgtctgaatgcacagcaaacatctactgcagctacatgtctgaatgcacagcaaacatctactgcagctacatgtctgaatgcacagcaaacatctactgcagctacatgtctgaatgcacagcaaacatctactgcagctacatgtctgaatgcacagcaaacatctactgcagctacatgtctgaatgcacagcaaacatctactgcagctacatgtctgaatgcacagcaaacatctactgcagctaCATGTCTGTACGCACAGCAAACATCTGCTGCAGCTACATGTCTaaatgcacagcaaacatctgctgttacatgtctgaatgcacagcaaacatctgctgttacatgtctgaatgcacagcaaacatctgctgttacatgtctgaatgcacagcaaacatctgctgcagctacatgtctgaatgcacagcaaacatctactgcagctacatgtctgaatgcacagcaaacatctgctgcagctacatgtctgaatgcacagcaaacatctgctgcagctacatgtctgaatgcacagcaaacatctactgcagctacatgtctgaatgcacagcaaacatctactgcagctacatgtctgaatgcacagcaaacatctactgcagctacatgtctgaatgcacagcaaacatctgctgctacatgtctgaatgcacagcaaacatctgctgatacatgtctgaatgcacagcaaacatctgCTGTAGTTGCATGTCTGAATGTATAGCCTGAAAATTACTTTGCAGTCAAAATGGTGAGGTAGTGAAAGCTACGTTTCCACCTGTCACTTTCAACTGGGACTCTCTCAGCTCCAATTAGGGTTACAGTTAGACGTTCTAATTGATCGCACTTACAAACAATACAGCTCTACTCTTGATTATAAACACCTTAATATGTTTGAAATTCCCCTATAGTATATGAAATAACCTACAGTTGAAATAACATCCATCTGTGTTGAGAACTGATCTGGCtctacagtgtatgaaataaCTTACAGCTACAGTATGTTTAACTTGTCTGATTCCTGCTAACAGTTTTCTTGGCAGATTAACACTGAAGTGTAAACTCAAGCATTTGAAATAAATTCAATGGAACTAACCTTGGGGATTTCTAGAGAAGGAAAGTCATATCCCGAATGTTACCAGGTTGAGGAGTCCCTGCAAGTAGAGTTCGGGCAGCTCCCCCAGGACACTGGTCTGCAGCCCCAGGGGAGAGGAACTTATTTCAGGCTCAAGGACTGAATAGACCTGCATGCAATGCATCCCTGTCTCCAAGTATCGATAGTGCTTAAGACAGAGGACTGTGGGAAAGTATGTCGATgtcattttaatatgtgtttgtcttttctttattGTAGCTAATACGAGGAATCTGGGGAGAAGGGCTAAAACGGTAAGGACAGCTCTTTATAAAGCCCTTTGATTGCAGTGGGGTTGTATATTTGATTGCAGTGAGGTTGtatatttagcatttttgtatttttaaaggcctttttcagccaaagcaattacaaaaaaaatactatgaatCGATTGAAGTTTTGTTCTATGACTTGTGAAAGGCAGTTATCTGAAATTCCATCCCCACTTGAGTAATCAGtggtttttttattatattattattattattattattattattattattattattattattattaatgtattttatttcttagcagatgcccttatccaggacgacttacagttgttacaaaatatcacattacagataagagctgttataaaatacaatacagtcagTAGTAAATAACAGCAAAtataaataagagaaaataaatacagtaaataattatgtttgagaGCGAGTTTGATGAAAAGCAgctaaacttacagtaaaaaatatgtgcttataagagtaaaatcCACCAAGAGTAAGTAGAACGGCtaagaacaatttcaaacaagcaattacaaaaaatgtgactaCGGTTTCCTTTAGAGAACAATCAAGACACAGATACAGAAAATATAGCTCTAATTGAGAGCAGCAGTAGAATACAACAACGGTTATGTAGCAAATTACAGTCTCAGAGCAGCTGACTGTAGAGCACTGCTATAGTACCACTTGACATCACTCTCAGAGAGGCCAAGGAAGGCATAGATTGTGTCTTTTTGGTAGAGAGCCATTGTGTATTGCCTCCTGTACCCGTGtcaatataaatacacacagtacacCAATTGTCTGCCATGTCAATGCTTGTGTAACAGACAGTGTTGTGtagattctgtcctgtcctctGTCTGTGaaatgagatgagattaaaagcactaaatgtctttatttcttttttaattggttagggttagggtctcaGTGAGCGCTCTGCTGTATCTCATGCACTCTGTTGATTTATTTTCCCCCCGCAGTTCTCTGAAGAGTCTCAAGTAGCTCCCACCCCTTCCTCTCAAGACGAGGGCAGCTTGCTTGAGTTCAATGATGAGATCTCCGACACCCGCTATCCGGGAGGGAGAAGCTTCAAGAAATCCGTCCAGCCTCCAGCGAAGAAGCCAAAAAAGAGAGGTGAGCGCTCCAGGGATCCTGCGGATTCAAAGTTGATCTATTACTGAGGATAGAGCTTTGCTACACAAACTGCGCCTGAAAACCCCACAGTAAAACTTGACAGCAGTAAATGGTGCtaaaaagcatagtaaaagcacagtgaaagcatgctaggCCCAGGGAAGCTTGGTGCATCACTGGGGGATTATGTTAAAGTGCAGTTTTGAGGCCCTATTGTAATGAACTCTTTAAGAGTAcagaataatattgaaaaaatctATTTAGTCAGTCCTCTCCAATCTGGCATAACCACCACTTACTATCTGCTGGCCAACTCTTTGTATATCCTATCTGGTCGTCCAGGGGCACTTACACATTGAAAGCTATATCTGATGATGTGGATGTTCCCGGTCATTAGGGATAAGTACTCTCTCCAGGGTTCTTCCTTCTTTATGTATCTAAAGCTTAGATTAGCTATGCGGGCCTGTGGTGTGCCTTGGAATTCACTTTTACCATGTCATTCTATGGCAGATTGGATCAAACAGTAACAAAGTTCTTGGGCATAGTTTCTCATATATACAATTTATTATTGAACCAATCATGCCACTCTGTGCCAATTACACACATTTGGGACCGAGAGCTCGGCTGGATGGGACTTAATCTTCTGGGAAAGAATATGGTCAAACATATCTTTAGCATCTAAAAATCCAGCCCCTCAACTTACACATTTCAAACTCATCCACCAAGCCTATGCAACACCTTACAGATCCTATCTGGAACATCTGCCACCTTAACACACCAGCTACCTTCATGCACATGTTCTGGGACTGCCCTGCGATTGCACGCTTTTTGAGTCATGTGACCTCTGTGCTATCCAATCAGTCAGGGGTTCAGTTTGGACCTGACCCCTGTTTATGTTTGTTAATGATGGTTCAATATCTGATTTTGCACTGCTTCAACATTGAATTCTATTAGCAGGTCTAACTTCAGTGAAGAAGTCAATTCTGCCGCACTGGATTACCCCAAGCTTGCCTCTGATCTGATACTGGCTCACTGCTTTCTGAGATATTGTGCACCTAGGGAGAAGTACAGCCAGATTAAAGAGGGCTCGGCCAGCTACAGTAGAGGCACGGAATATAGTCTGGGCAGTCACTGCCCATTTCATCCAGGCATGACCGCTTTTATTTGAGTTGTACAGCTATTGTTCTTCTTGCTTGTATGATGTATATGTGTAAACTTGTGAGCGGTtcctgtgtgctttgttttttgttttcgtttGGTTTTATGTAAGTTATTGTTCTACGTGTGTAAGTGTGATCcatgtatttcctttttattgtgaaaataacaaagaaaaaaatagtgaTCACAAAAAAGTGCCTATTTGACATGGCAAGCTTTTGTAAGGGATTAAAGGGCtaaaagacatttttaaacctgACTATGTTCCCCCACCAGTCGGACACGACCGCCTGCCTGTCTGCAGCAGCTGGCACCAAAGTCACTTTCTAATCCCTTGTGCTGCAGACTCGAATTGCTCATCTTTAAACCAGCAGTGAATCCACGGTTCAGACCTGCTGTTCAGAGGCACGGGTCTTGTGCATCACTGCTGGATCACAGCCAGTTTGTCACTTcctttatctatttatttttcattatttttttttccagcatgtTTCTGGAAGTACTGTGTGCAGAACTGACCTTTGACCCCTCGACTAAACCTCTCCGGTGACCTCCTAAACCAACGCACACCGACAATGACACTATGACAACGATGACGAACACTTCAAGAAAGAAAGTGAAGCAGCTTTACACTAACCCACTGAAACCGACCATAATCACATAGAACCTTCTGTCCATTATGACTTGTGTACCGGCTGTGTGCATTAAGAGCAGAATAGGATACAGCGCAGTAAATAAATGTTAAGgcatgaaataataaaactgcattttatttttgtacaatctGGGGTGTTCCCTATGGACATGGTTTCTGTGGTTACACTGTGTTATCAGACAGAGTTATAAGGAGGCTGCCCTTTACAGAAAGGAAAATAGTTGTGTTCTTCTCTGTTTCCTGTGAAAGAAACACAAAGGAGACGCGGCCCACCCCTATGGAGACGCAGTGAAATCCAGGCTCATAAACCAGGGTCTGGGCAATAAATAGAGTACCGTGTGTCCAGGCAGCTGTCAATCCTACTGTTGCCATGCCAACTGGGCAATTAATGAGCAGGAGTCAGACTTCCAGCAAACGAGAGGACTAAAATAACTCGCCTTGGTGGGAAAAACTAATAGAAATCAAGAGTTTCCATTCAGCTCAGGTCACACTGTGGATGAACACCAAAACATACAGAGGGCGTTTTGGTTCTCTCTAGGACCAGGCAGCTCTTGAAAGTTTCCAGCAGAAAGCAACCCAGCCCTAAAGGAGTACCAGCTCCATACATATAGGGCAGAGGAAACCATTTAGCCAACAACAAAGAAGGTATAGAGAGATTCGACAGCAGTGTTTAAAACCTGAAAGAGTCTCTACATAGTAACCCTAGAGTCTCTATTTCAAGCACAGGGGTAGGGAGCTGTACTGAGACTATAGAGCAGAGGGTAGTGGACTGCACTGAGAGTATAGAGCAGAGGGTAGTGGATTGCATTGAGAGTATGCAGCAGAGGGTAGAGGGTTGTAGTGAGAGTATGGAGCAGAGGGTAGGGAGTTGTAGTGAGAGTATGGAGCAGAGGGTAGGGGACTGTAGTGAGAGTATGGAGCAGAGGGTAGGGAACTGTAGTGAGAGTATGCAGCAGAGGATAGGGGACTGTAGTGAGAGTATGGAGCAGGTAGGGGACTGTAGTGAGAGTATGGAGGGGGTAGGGGACTGTAGTGAGAGTATGGAGCAGAGGGTAGGGGACTGTAGTGAGAGTATGGAGCAGAGGGTAGGGGGTTGTAGTGAGAGTATGGAGCAGAGGGTAGGGGGTTGTAGTGAGAGTATGCAGCAGAGGGTAGGGGGTTGTAGTGAGAGTATGGAGCAGAGGGTAGGGGGTTGTAGTGAGAGTATGGAGCAGAGGGTAGGGGGTTGTAGTGAGAGTATGGAGCAGAGGGTAGGGGACTGTAGTGAGAGTATGGAGCAGAGGGTAGGGGACTGTAGTGAGAGTATGGAGCAGAGGGTAGGGGACTGTAGTGAGAGTATGGAGCAGAGGGTAGGGGACTGTAGTGAGAGTATGGAGCAGAGGGTAGGGGACTGTAGTGAGAGTATGGAGCAGAGGGTAGGGGGTTGTAGTGAGAGTATGGAGCAGAGGGTAGGGGACTGTAGTGAGAGTATGGAGCAGAGGGTAGGGGACTGTAGTGAGAGTATGGAGCAGAGGGTAGGGGGTTGTAGTGAGAGTATGGAGCAGAGGGTAGGGGACTGTAGTGAGAGTATGGAGCAGAGGGTAGGGGGTTGTAGTGAGAGTATGGAGCAGAGGGTAGGGGGTTGTAGTGAGAGTATGGAGCAGAGGGTAGGGGGTTGTAGTGAGAGTATGGAGCAGAGGGTAGGGGACTGTAGTGAGAGTATGGAGCAGAGGGTAGGGGGTTGTAGTGAGAGTATGGAGCAGAGGGTAGGGGACTGTAGTGAGAGTATGGAGCAGAGGGTAGGGGGTTGTAGTGAGAGTATGGAGCAGAGGGTAGGGGACTGTAGTGAGAGTATGGAGCAGAGGGTAGGGGGTTGTAGTGAGAGTATGGAGCAGAGGGTAGGGGGTTGTAGTGAGAGTATGGAGCAGAGGGTAGGGGGTTGTAGTGAGAGTATGGAGCAGAGGGTAGGGGACTGTAGTGAGAGTATGGAGCAGAGGGTAGGGGACTGTAGTGAGAGTATGGAGCAGAGGGTAGGGGGCTGTAGTGAGAGTATGGAGCAGAGGGTAGGGGACTGTAGTGAGAGTATGGAGCAGAGGGTAGGGGACTGTAGTGAGAGTATGGAGCAGAGGGTAGGGGACTGTAGTGAGAGTATGGAGCAGTGAGGTAGGGGACTGTAGTGAGAGTATGGAGCAGAGGGTAGGGGACTGTAGTGAGAGTATGGAGCAGAGGGTAGGGGACTGTAGTGAGAGTATGGAGCAGAGGGTAGGGGGCTGTAGTGAGAGTATGGAGCAGAGGGTAGGGGACTGTAGTGAGAGTGTGGAGCAGAGGGTAGGGGACTGTAGTGAGAGTATGGAGCGGGTTATTAAGCCACCTTATAGCTGCTGACTAACTGGAATCCTTTAAGAGCCAACTTTTACAAAGTTTTGGGACTAATCCGCTCCGTGTTTTTTGACTCAGATCAGAAGATAAAGAAACACATACTGCGATAAATCatgatacaaaaatgaaaacttaaAAAGGATTATAATAGATACTTATTTTGTTCTCTATTGAGATGTATAATGCATGTGTAGTGATACTGGTGCTTaaattgttagtaagagcagacaaaaaaaacaaacgctaCAAATAGCGGCAGATTAAATAACtcagcaaataaaaaacaataattatgatTAATACCAGATGAGGATATAATTGGGtgggtttttctttttatcccgGTCAAATGATAAAAATACAATGAAGTATTTCAGAACTCAAACTAGAGCCAATGCCAGCTGCTGACACATCTAACTgattattgtgattgttattattCTAATTGCATGACACACGTATGCAGGATTGTTTCACATTCCGTCACAGTAATCTTTCAAAAGCAGGAGTAAATCCCACATGCATTGGCTCTTTCTAGACATGCCCTGTTAACCTGGTCCAGTACCCAGGAGCATGTAAATGGGCATATTGGGGTCAAAATAATGCCTTGTTACTCCAAGCTGGTAAACTTTAGCATTTTATACTAGTGTAGTGATAAGGCAATATATGTTATGAATTTGCAATTCGTGTTTGAGCTTAGGCTTTCCCAATGCTGAAAATATGATGCAAATCTCTTAAACTTAAATACTTTCAAGCCCCAGTTTGAAGGAGACTTTCCCAttcaaaaaactaaagaaatggaCTTCAGTCTTCTCTTACTGTAACTGCAGATTGCAACAACAGTTCCATTCATTGATGTGAAACAATAAACTACAGACACGTGTTGAATCCAGCCACCATGTGATTGCAGTGCAGCTTAACTGCGGTTTCAGTTAAACTACAGCCTAACTATTCACTGCAGTTAATCGACATGGACGCACCAATGGAGGTCATTGAATTCCAATGCTCCTCTGCACATCACTGAGCTGGGCAGGGACAGTCTTTCTTGATAAGGGGAATCTTGTGTGTGAACTCTGCTGTCTGTAGGAGCTGTGATTGTCACAGCTTTCACAGAATGGGTTTTTATTGAATCCTCTTCGCCACGTCCAGGTAAGCGATCTCAATCTCACGGTCCGCCGGGCACGTGTTGGTGAACTCGTCCCGGCTGTAGGCGTTATTGAGGTATTTCCAGACTGCTGTCATCTCCACTGGGATCTCAAAATTGCGATATTTCCTGGCTACCAccttaaataaaattacattaaaaaaagtaagaTTACAAAATTAGGATTACAGGTAATTGTGATTGGtagcttttaaatgtattgatgatgtgcagtttggggagcaggttgcagttcagtgtacattactgtagtgtggggggggggggggggtaccttgatgatgtgcagtttggggagcaggttgcagttcagtgtacattactgcagtgtggatggggggggggggtaccttgatgatgtgcagtttggggagcaggttgcagttcagtgtacattactgtagtgtgggggggggggtaccttgatgatgtgcagtttggggagcaggttgcagttcagtgtacattactgtagtgtggatgggggggtaccttgatgatgtgcagtttggggagcaggttgcagttcagtgtacattactgcagtgtggatgggggggtaccttgatgatgtgcagtttggggagcaggttgcagttcagtgtacattactgtagtgtggatggggggggggggtaccttgatgatgtgcagtttggggagcaggttgcagttcagtgtacattactgtagtgtggatgggggggtaccttgatgatgtgcagtttggggagcaggttgcagttcagtgtacattactgtagtgtggatgggggggtaccttgatgatgtgcagtttggggagcaggttgcagttcagtgtacattactgtagtgtggatggggggggggggtaccttgatgatgtgcagtttggggagcaggttgcagttcagtgtacattactgtagtgtgtacattactgtagtgtgggggggggggtaccttgatgatgtgcagtttggggagcaggttgcagttcagtgtacattactgtagtgtggatggggggggggggtaccttgatgatgtgcagtttggggagcaggttgcagttcagtgtacattactgtagtgtggatttgggggggggggtactgcagtgtggatgggggggtaccttgatgatgtgcagtttggggagcaggttgcagttcagtgtacattactgcagtgtggatggggggggggggtaccttgatgatgtgcagtttggggagcaggttgcagttcagtgtacattactgtagtgtgggtggggggggggggtaccttgatgatgtgcagtttggggagcaggttgcagttcagtgtacattactgcagtgtggatggggggggggggtaccttgatgatgtgcagtttggggagcaggttgcagttcagtgtacattactgtagtgtggggggggggggggtaccttgatgatgtgcagtttggggagCAGGTTGCAATGacatcacccccacccccccccccccatgaacaCTACCCGTCAACTACTACACGTCA
The Polyodon spathula isolate WHYD16114869_AA chromosome 9, ASM1765450v1, whole genome shotgun sequence genome window above contains:
- the LOC121321112 gene encoding leucine-rich repeat extensin-like protein 5, which gives rise to MPIYMLLVPYPLLHTLTTVPYPLLHTLTTAPYPLLHTLTTVPYPLLHTLTTVPYPLLHTLTTVPYLTAPYSHYSPLPSAPYSHYSPLPSAPYSHYSPLPSAPYSHYSPLPSAPYSHYSPLPSAPYSHYSPLPSAPYSHYNPLPSAPYSHYNPLPSAPYSHYNPLPSAPYSHYSPLPSAPYSHYNPLPSAPYSHYSPLPSAPYSHYNPLPSAPYSHYSPLPSAPYSHYNPLPSAPYSHYNPLPSAPYSHYNPLPSAPYSHYSPLPSAPYSHYNPLPSAPYSHYSPLPSAPYSHYSPLPSAPYSHYNPLPSAPYSHYSPLPSAPYSHYSPLPSAPYSHYSPLPSAPYSHYSPLPSAPYSHYSPLPSAPYSHYNPLPSAPYSHYNPLPSAPYSHYNPLPSAAYSHYNPLPSAPYSHYNPLPSAPYSHYSPLPSAPYSHYSPLPPPYSHYSPLPAPYSHYSPLSSAAYSHYSSLPSAPYSHYSPLPSAPYSHYNSLPSAPYSHYNPLPSAAYSQCNPLPSALYSQCSPLPSAL